One genomic segment of Rhizobium sp. 11515TR includes these proteins:
- a CDS encoding LysR family transcriptional regulator, whose product MDRDLLPHLPIVAAVARRGGFAAAASELGMSASAVSHAVRLVEERLGQPLFARTTRSVALTEAGRSLIATITPALQDIHDRIEHIKAVRGRPSGLLRINASRISLPLALTRVIAAMAERYPEVEVEIFSDERLTDIISEGFDAGIRVGEMIAQDMVAVRLTPPFRSVVVASPAYIGRFGRPNTLADLSDHNCIGYRLIRSGGLYQWEFVEDGRDVAVTVKGQAIVTESHSAIELAIAGVGLAYVFEPLVKAEIASGRLVHLLSDYAVTEAGLFLYFPRRAELAPKLRAFIDTVRQLNR is encoded by the coding sequence ATGGATCGCGATCTGCTGCCACATCTGCCCATCGTCGCCGCCGTAGCCCGTCGCGGAGGGTTTGCCGCCGCCGCCAGCGAGCTTGGCATGAGCGCATCGGCCGTCAGCCATGCCGTTCGGCTCGTGGAAGAACGGCTCGGCCAACCCCTCTTTGCCCGCACGACGCGCAGTGTGGCGCTGACCGAGGCGGGCAGGAGCCTGATCGCCACCATCACCCCGGCGCTGCAGGACATTCATGACCGCATTGAGCACATCAAGGCCGTCAGGGGCAGACCAAGCGGCCTGTTGCGCATCAACGCATCGCGCATCAGCCTGCCGCTGGCACTCACCCGTGTGATCGCAGCGATGGCCGAACGCTATCCCGAAGTCGAAGTGGAAATCTTCTCCGATGAAAGGCTGACCGATATCATCTCCGAGGGTTTCGACGCCGGCATTCGCGTCGGCGAAATGATCGCGCAGGACATGGTTGCCGTTCGCCTCACCCCTCCTTTCCGATCCGTCGTCGTCGCCTCGCCCGCATATATCGGGCGTTTCGGGCGTCCAAACACGCTTGCGGATCTCTCCGACCACAATTGTATCGGCTACCGCCTGATCCGCTCCGGGGGCCTCTATCAATGGGAATTCGTCGAGGATGGGCGGGATGTCGCGGTGACGGTAAAGGGCCAGGCGATCGTCACCGAATCGCATTCGGCGATAGAATTGGCCATTGCAGGCGTGGGATTGGCCTATGTCTTCGAACCGCTGGTGAAGGCGGAGATCGCATCCGGCAGGCTTGTCCATCTTTTAAGCGACTATGCCGTGACGGAAGCAGGCCTTTTTCTCTACTTTCCCCGCCGTGCCGAGCTGGCCCCGAAGCTCAGGGCTTTCATCGACACGGTACGACAGCTCAATCGTTGA
- a CDS encoding aldo/keto reductase: MSMEFYTLGNSGLKVTRLALGTMTFGTEWGWGADKETARAIFNTYVDAGGNFFDTADAYTGGTSEAWLGEFIAERGLRDDAVIATKFTMNLTAQTPNAAGNGRKNILRAVEGSLKRLNTDYIDLYLMHCWDRLTPPEEVMRTFDDLVRSGKVRHVGLSDVPAWYASRAQAVAEHRGYEPISALQLEYSLAERNIENEFVPFGTRYGAGIMAWSPLASGLLSGKYRPSSEGQTAGRLETVRGTTNPGFQKFNERNWAVVAELEKVATELGRSMAQVAINWAMTQPGLASIIIGATKLEQLRDNLGALEFTIPNELRRRLDEVSALQATFPYSFFGSEIQGSLTGGQTVGGKPAGYYPDLNISGKFAGVS, from the coding sequence ATGAGCATGGAATTTTATACGCTGGGCAATAGCGGATTGAAGGTAACACGGCTCGCCCTTGGCACCATGACCTTCGGCACGGAATGGGGTTGGGGAGCAGACAAGGAAACGGCACGGGCGATCTTCAATACCTATGTCGACGCCGGCGGCAATTTCTTCGACACCGCCGATGCCTATACGGGCGGTACGTCTGAGGCTTGGCTCGGTGAGTTCATCGCCGAGCGCGGCTTGCGCGACGACGCCGTCATCGCAACCAAGTTCACCATGAACCTTACCGCACAAACGCCGAATGCAGCCGGCAATGGCCGCAAGAATATCCTGCGCGCCGTTGAAGGGTCGCTGAAACGGCTCAACACGGATTACATCGATCTCTATCTCATGCATTGCTGGGATCGCCTGACGCCGCCAGAGGAAGTGATGCGTACCTTCGATGACCTCGTCCGCTCCGGCAAGGTGCGGCATGTCGGCTTGTCCGATGTTCCGGCATGGTACGCCAGCAGAGCCCAGGCAGTCGCCGAACATCGCGGCTACGAGCCGATCTCCGCACTTCAGCTTGAATATTCGCTGGCCGAACGCAACATCGAAAATGAATTCGTGCCGTTCGGAACACGTTATGGCGCCGGCATCATGGCCTGGAGCCCGCTTGCGAGCGGTCTACTGAGTGGCAAATATCGGCCGAGCAGTGAGGGGCAGACTGCTGGCCGGCTCGAAACCGTCCGCGGTACGACCAATCCAGGCTTCCAGAAATTCAACGAGCGCAACTGGGCTGTTGTTGCCGAGCTGGAGAAGGTGGCGACCGAGCTCGGCCGCAGCATGGCGCAGGTGGCCATCAATTGGGCGATGACCCAGCCTGGCCTCGCCTCGATCATTATCGGCGCCACGAAACTGGAACAACTGAGGGACAATCTCGGCGCCCTGGAGTTCACGATACCGAACGAACTGCGGCGGCGCCTGGACGAGGTCAGCGCCCTGCAGGCGACTTTCCCCTATTCCTTCTTCGGCTCCGAGATCCAGGGCAGCCTGACAGGCGGTCAAACGGTAGGCGGCAAGCCGGCGGGTTACTATCCCGATCTGAATATTTCGGGGAAGTTTGCGGGTGTCAGCTGA
- the queC gene encoding 7-cyano-7-deazaguanine synthase QueC, which yields MKTIVICSGGLDSVSLAHKVAAEHQLIGLVSFDYGQRHRKELEFASACAKRLGVPHEIIDITAIGKHLTGSALTDDVAVPDGHYAEETMKATVVPNRNAIMLAIAFGLAAAQKADAVAVAVHGGDHFIYPDCRPGFIDAFQQMQNHALDGYASVSLYAPYVTISKADIVADGARQETPFAETWSCYKGGEHHCGRCGTCVERREAFHLAGIADPTEYEDADFWIAATSGFPAEEVK from the coding sequence ATGAAGACCATCGTCATCTGCTCCGGCGGATTGGACTCTGTTTCGCTCGCCCATAAGGTCGCGGCCGAACATCAGCTTATCGGACTCGTCTCCTTCGACTACGGCCAGCGACATCGCAAGGAGCTGGAATTCGCCAGCGCTTGCGCCAAGCGCCTCGGCGTGCCGCATGAGATCATCGACATCACCGCCATCGGCAAGCATTTGACCGGATCGGCTCTGACAGATGATGTCGCGGTGCCCGATGGGCACTATGCCGAGGAAACCATGAAGGCGACGGTCGTGCCGAACCGCAATGCGATCATGCTGGCGATCGCCTTCGGGCTTGCGGCTGCGCAAAAGGCGGATGCTGTTGCCGTCGCGGTTCATGGCGGTGATCATTTCATCTATCCCGATTGTCGCCCGGGTTTCATCGACGCCTTCCAGCAGATGCAGAACCATGCGCTCGACGGCTACGCCAGCGTTTCGCTCTATGCGCCCTATGTGACGATTTCGAAGGCGGATATCGTTGCGGACGGTGCCCGGCAGGAAACCCCCTTTGCCGAAACATGGTCCTGCTACAAGGGCGGCGAGCACCATTGCGGCCGCTGCGGCACCTGCGTCGAGCGGCGCGAAGCCTTTCATCTCGCTGGTATTGCGGATCCGACTGAATACGAGGATGCCGATTTCTGGATTGCCGCGACATCAGGCTTTCCGGCCGAAGAGGTGAAGTGA
- the queD gene encoding 6-carboxytetrahydropterin synthase QueD, which yields MYRITKEFHFSASHQLSHLPDDHQCARMHGHNYIVVVELSAAELDQNGFVRDYHELQPLKRYIDETFDHRHLNDVFGHDRVTSEYLAKHFYDWCKERLPEASAVRVSETPKTWAEYRP from the coding sequence ATGTACCGCATCACCAAGGAATTCCATTTCTCCGCCTCGCATCAACTTTCGCATCTGCCCGACGATCATCAGTGCGCGCGCATGCACGGGCACAATTACATCGTCGTGGTGGAGCTTTCGGCCGCCGAACTCGATCAGAACGGCTTCGTGCGAGACTATCACGAACTACAGCCGTTGAAGCGCTATATCGATGAAACCTTCGATCATCGTCATCTGAACGATGTCTTCGGACACGATCGCGTCACATCCGAATATCTCGCCAAGCATTTCTACGACTGGTGCAAGGAACGATTGCCGGAAGCATCCGCCGTGCGGGTGAGCGAGACGCCGAAGACCTGGGCGGAATACCGGCCATGA
- the queE gene encoding 7-carboxy-7-deazaguanine synthase QueE: MSGALIRVSEIFGPTIQGEGILIGLPTIFVRTGGCDYRCSWCDTLHAVDSDYRDQWRPMPVDEIWQEVTRLSGGKPLTISLSGGNPAIQPLGPLIARGHAEGYRFALETQGSLAKEWFAELDVLVLSPKPPSSGMTTDWTAFDDCLRMAGDRPQIALKIVIFDDLDYEYARDATARYPQLPVYLQPGNHTPPPADAEDALVDIDGIVERMRWLVEKVGNDRWFEARVLPQLHVIIWGNRRGV, from the coding sequence ATGAGCGGCGCGCTCATCCGCGTCAGCGAGATCTTCGGGCCGACGATTCAGGGTGAGGGGATCCTGATCGGCCTTCCGACGATTTTCGTTCGCACCGGCGGCTGCGATTATCGCTGCTCCTGGTGCGATACGCTGCATGCCGTTGACAGCGACTATCGCGATCAATGGCGGCCGATGCCGGTCGATGAGATCTGGCAAGAGGTGACGAGGCTTTCCGGCGGCAAGCCGCTGACGATCTCGCTCTCCGGCGGAAATCCCGCGATCCAGCCGCTCGGCCCGCTGATAGCGCGCGGTCATGCGGAGGGATATCGCTTCGCGCTGGAGACTCAAGGGAGCCTGGCCAAGGAGTGGTTTGCCGAACTCGATGTGCTGGTGCTCAGCCCGAAACCACCTTCGAGTGGCATGACGACGGACTGGACCGCCTTCGACGACTGTCTGCGCATGGCCGGTGACAGACCGCAAATCGCTTTGAAGATCGTCATATTCGACGATCTCGACTATGAATATGCGCGGGACGCGACCGCTCGCTATCCCCAACTGCCCGTCTATCTGCAACCCGGCAATCACACGCCGCCGCCAGCCGATGCGGAAGACGCGCTTGTCGATATTGACGGCATCGTCGAGCGGATGCGCTGGCTCGTGGAAAAGGTCGGCAATGACCGATGGTTCGAGGCAAGGGTGCTGCCGCAATTGCATGTGATCATCTGGGGAAACAGGCGCGGCGTTTGA
- the nrcR gene encoding transcriptional regulator NrcR, translating into MYSDQSTEDERLIYHADLLSQLSNPKRLEVCIHLSGHEEDVNSLAKKLGISQSALSQHLTRLHHSGIVKVRRQAQFRYYTCDHPGVLQILKTLAGIFDAELKPATPKTGDNDDHDKKS; encoded by the coding sequence ATGTACTCAGATCAGTCCACAGAAGACGAGCGTCTCATCTATCATGCAGATCTTCTCAGCCAGCTCTCCAATCCCAAGCGCCTGGAGGTTTGTATTCATCTGTCCGGCCACGAGGAAGATGTGAATAGCCTGGCCAAGAAGCTGGGCATATCGCAATCGGCGCTCAGCCAGCACCTGACCCGCCTTCATCATTCCGGTATCGTGAAAGTGCGCCGCCAGGCGCAGTTCAGATATTATACCTGCGATCATCCAGGCGTCCTGCAGATCCTGAAGACGCTTGCCGGGATTTTCGACGCCGAACTCAAACCGGCGACGCCAAAGACCGGCGACAACGACGATCACGACAAAAAATCATGA
- a CDS encoding SMP-30/gluconolactonase/LRE family protein, whose translation MSFFEIIDPAFGKFVLGNAPVKQIATGFDWVEGPVWFGDLNCLLFSDIPNNRIMRWIPGLGTSVFREPSNFSNGHTRDRQGRLVSCEHGGRRVTRTEYDGSITVVADRYQGKRLNSPNDVIVASDGAIWFTDPHYGIATDYEGYRSEQELPCNVYRVDPDGSMQALLTDFNCPNGLAFSPDEKKLYVADTGRMHSNDPQHIRVFHVGENWRLSGGEVFHAISPGCADGMRLDSDGNLWSSAADGVHCIAPDGHLMGKILVPETVSNLCFGGRGKHKLFMTATTSIYSISLNRSGAI comes from the coding sequence ATGTCGTTCTTCGAAATCATCGACCCCGCCTTCGGGAAATTCGTTCTTGGCAATGCTCCCGTCAAGCAGATCGCCACCGGTTTTGACTGGGTGGAAGGCCCTGTCTGGTTCGGAGATCTGAACTGCCTGCTCTTTTCGGATATTCCCAACAACCGCATCATGCGCTGGATACCGGGGCTCGGCACCAGCGTCTTTCGCGAGCCCTCGAATTTTTCGAACGGCCATACGCGTGACCGGCAGGGCCGGCTCGTCAGCTGTGAGCATGGCGGCAGACGCGTCACGCGGACCGAATATGACGGCTCGATCACGGTTGTCGCCGACCGCTATCAGGGCAAACGGCTGAATTCGCCCAACGACGTCATCGTCGCCTCGGACGGCGCCATCTGGTTTACCGATCCGCACTACGGCATTGCGACGGATTATGAAGGATACAGGAGTGAGCAGGAGCTGCCCTGCAATGTCTATCGCGTAGATCCCGACGGCTCCATGCAGGCCCTCCTGACGGATTTCAACTGCCCGAACGGCCTCGCCTTCAGCCCTGATGAAAAGAAGCTTTATGTCGCCGACACCGGTCGCATGCACAGCAACGATCCGCAGCATATCCGCGTCTTCCATGTCGGTGAAAACTGGCGGCTGTCCGGCGGCGAAGTGTTTCATGCAATTTCGCCGGGCTGCGCCGATGGCATGCGCCTCGACAGCGATGGCAATCTCTGGTCGTCAGCGGCCGACGGCGTGCATTGCATCGCCCCCGACGGCCATCTCATGGGCAAGATCCTGGTGCCGGAAACGGTCTCCAACCTCTGCTTCGGCGGCCGCGGCAAGCACAAGCTGTTCATGACGGCGACGACCAGCATCTATTCGATCTCGCTCAACCGAAGCGGCGCAATTTAA
- a CDS encoding GlcG/HbpS family heme-binding protein, whose product MSHVLTSSILSDEGVMTLLNAAISAATAMGQPQCIVIVDQSGVTLGSFRMRGSRFQSLKSAGAKAQTAASIGAPSHSLPDHARVPLAIATDGGMTGLRGGLPICVGGALLGGIGVGSGSGEQDEEVARAALKAIGADLD is encoded by the coding sequence ATGAGCCACGTTCTGACGTCGAGCATCTTGAGTGACGAAGGTGTGATGACCTTGTTGAACGCCGCCATTTCAGCGGCGACCGCGATGGGCCAGCCGCAATGCATCGTCATCGTCGATCAATCCGGCGTGACGCTCGGCTCCTTTCGCATGCGCGGTTCGCGTTTTCAGTCGCTGAAAAGCGCCGGTGCCAAAGCGCAGACGGCGGCCTCCATCGGCGCTCCCAGCCATTCGCTGCCGGACCATGCGCGAGTGCCGCTGGCAATCGCCACCGACGGCGGGATGACGGGGTTGCGCGGCGGCTTGCCGATCTGCGTCGGCGGCGCGCTTCTCGGCGGCATCGGCGTCGGTTCGGGTTCCGGCGAGCAGGACGAAGAGGTTGCCCGCGCCGCGCTCAAAGCGATCGGCGCCGATCTCGATTGA
- a CDS encoding L-idonate 5-dehydrogenase, producing MKAIIAHAAKDVRIEDYPEEEPGAGEVKLKLATGGVCGSDLHYYHHGGFGTVRLKEPMILGHEVSATVIALGSGVQGLEIGQLVAVSPSRPCRTCRYCLQGLPNQCLNMRFYGSAMPFPHIQGAFRETLVADAIQCVPADGLTPGEAAMAEPLAVTLHATRRAGELLGKRVLVTGCGPIGVLSILAARRAGAVEIVATDLSDFTLSLARQAGADRVINTKDDPEALAAYSSDKGTFDVLYECSGAAAALAGGIAALRPRGIIVQLGIGGDMSLPMLAITAKELELRGSFRFHEEFEVGVDLMRKRLIDVRPLITHTIPLADAISAFEIASDRSQAMKAQIAFN from the coding sequence ATGAAGGCCATCATCGCCCACGCCGCCAAGGATGTGCGGATCGAGGATTATCCCGAGGAAGAACCGGGTGCGGGAGAAGTGAAGCTGAAACTCGCAACTGGCGGCGTCTGCGGCAGCGACCTGCATTACTACCATCACGGCGGCTTCGGCACCGTGCGCCTGAAGGAGCCGATGATCCTGGGACACGAAGTCAGCGCCACCGTCATCGCCCTCGGCTCCGGCGTGCAAGGGCTCGAGATCGGTCAACTCGTTGCTGTCTCCCCATCGCGTCCATGCCGGACTTGCCGCTACTGTCTGCAGGGATTGCCCAATCAATGCCTCAACATGCGCTTTTATGGCAGCGCCATGCCCTTCCCGCACATCCAGGGTGCGTTCCGCGAGACGCTGGTGGCCGATGCCATCCAATGCGTGCCGGCCGATGGCTTGACGCCGGGTGAAGCGGCCATGGCGGAACCCTTGGCCGTGACCTTGCATGCCACGCGCCGTGCGGGCGAGCTTCTCGGCAAGCGCGTTCTCGTAACCGGCTGCGGTCCGATCGGCGTCCTCTCGATCCTGGCCGCACGCCGCGCCGGCGCCGTCGAGATCGTCGCGACCGATCTTTCGGATTTCACCTTGTCGCTCGCGAGGCAAGCAGGTGCCGACAGGGTCATCAACACGAAGGACGATCCCGAAGCGCTTGCCGCCTATTCCTCCGACAAGGGCACGTTCGATGTGCTCTATGAATGCTCGGGCGCGGCGGCAGCCCTCGCCGGTGGCATTGCGGCACTGAGACCGCGAGGGATCATCGTACAGCTTGGTATCGGCGGCGACATGAGCCTGCCGATGCTGGCGATTACGGCCAAGGAGTTGGAACTGCGTGGCTCTTTCCGCTTTCATGAGGAGTTTGAGGTTGGCGTCGATCTGATGCGCAAGCGCCTCATCGATGTGCGGCCGCTCATCACCCACACGATACCGCTTGCCGATGCGATCAGTGCTTTCGAGATCGCGTCGGATCGAAGCCAGGCCATGAAGGCGCAGATCGCCTTCAACTGA
- a CDS encoding 2-hydroxyacid dehydrogenase, translating into MNKPPILQIGPYPQWDQEPLDAAFEVHRYFEAADKDKLLAEVGPSIRGIATRGELGANRAMIEACPKLEVISVYGVGFDAVDLQACRERGIRVTNTPDVLTNDVADLGIAMMLCLSRGMIGAETWVRDGSWAQKGLYPLKRRVWGRRAGVLGLGRIGFEVAKRLKGFAMQIAYSDVEAKSYASDMTFVADPVELATQSDFLFVTLAASAATRHIVGHKVIEALGPEGMLINISRASNIDEEALLDALETGKLGSAALDVFEGEPKLNPRFLTLDNVLLQPHHASGTVETRKAMGQLVRDNLAAHFAGQTLPTPVL; encoded by the coding sequence ATGAATAAACCACCGATCCTGCAGATTGGCCCCTACCCGCAATGGGATCAAGAGCCACTCGACGCGGCGTTCGAGGTTCATCGCTATTTCGAGGCTGCCGACAAGGACAAATTGCTCGCTGAGGTCGGACCATCGATCAGGGGTATTGCGACACGCGGCGAACTCGGTGCCAACCGCGCCATGATCGAGGCCTGCCCCAAACTGGAAGTCATCTCGGTCTATGGCGTCGGCTTCGATGCCGTCGACCTGCAGGCCTGCCGCGAGCGCGGCATCCGTGTCACCAACACCCCCGACGTCCTGACCAATGATGTCGCGGATTTGGGAATTGCGATGATGCTCTGCCTGTCGCGCGGCATGATCGGTGCGGAGACATGGGTGCGTGACGGCAGCTGGGCACAAAAGGGGCTTTATCCCCTCAAACGCCGCGTCTGGGGGCGGCGTGCCGGCGTGCTCGGTCTTGGCCGCATCGGCTTCGAAGTCGCCAAACGCCTGAAGGGCTTCGCCATGCAGATTGCCTATTCGGACGTCGAGGCGAAATCCTACGCCTCCGACATGACCTTCGTGGCCGATCCCGTCGAGCTCGCGACACAATCGGATTTCCTGTTCGTCACGCTCGCAGCTTCAGCGGCGACGCGGCATATTGTCGGTCATAAGGTAATCGAGGCGCTTGGCCCGGAAGGGATGTTGATCAACATCTCCCGCGCGTCCAATATAGACGAGGAGGCACTGCTTGACGCGCTGGAGACCGGCAAGCTCGGATCGGCGGCCCTCGACGTCTTCGAAGGCGAGCCAAAGCTCAATCCGCGCTTCCTGACACTCGACAATGTGCTGCTGCAGCCCCACCATGCCTCCGGCACGGTTGAGACGCGCAAGGCCATGGGTCAGCTGGTTCGCGACAATCTCGCCGCCCATTTCGCCGGCCAGACGCTGCCGACACCCGTTCTTTGA
- a CDS encoding SDR family oxidoreductase, producing the protein MSLGLFDLKGRRALVTGSSQGIGLALAKGLAAAGAELVLNGRDKEKLAKAAEGFAGKVHVLPFDATDHDASRQAVDAFEADIGAIDILVNNAGMQFRTPLEDFPADAFERLLRTNISSVFNVGQAVARHMIKRGAGKIINIASVQTALARPSIAPYTATKGAVGNLTKGMATDWAKYGLQCNAIAPGYFDTPLNAALVADTDFSAWLEKRTPAGRWGRVEELVGACIFLASDASSFVNGHVLYVDGGITASL; encoded by the coding sequence ATGTCTCTCGGTCTTTTCGATCTGAAGGGGCGGCGCGCCCTGGTGACGGGTTCTTCCCAAGGTATCGGGCTTGCGCTCGCAAAGGGCCTGGCGGCTGCCGGCGCCGAGTTGGTGCTCAATGGCCGCGACAAGGAAAAGCTTGCCAAGGCGGCTGAAGGCTTTGCGGGCAAGGTGCATGTGTTGCCATTCGATGCCACCGATCATGACGCCTCGCGTCAGGCCGTCGATGCCTTCGAGGCGGATATCGGCGCGATCGATATTCTCGTCAACAATGCCGGCATGCAGTTTCGCACGCCGCTGGAGGATTTTCCCGCCGATGCCTTCGAGCGGCTGCTGCGGACGAACATCTCGAGCGTCTTCAATGTCGGCCAGGCGGTCGCCCGTCATATGATCAAGCGCGGCGCCGGAAAGATCATCAATATCGCCAGCGTGCAGACGGCGCTGGCGCGGCCCTCGATTGCGCCATACACGGCAACCAAGGGCGCCGTCGGTAATCTGACGAAGGGCATGGCGACGGATTGGGCGAAGTATGGGCTGCAATGCAACGCCATCGCGCCCGGTTATTTTGATACGCCGTTGAACGCAGCTCTCGTTGCCGATACCGATTTTTCGGCATGGCTCGAAAAGCGTACGCCAGCCGGCCGCTGGGGCCGCGTCGAAGAACTGGTCGGCGCCTGCATCTTCCTTGCTTCCGATGCCTCCTCTTTCGTCAACGGTCATGTGCTCTATGTCGACGGCGGCATCACAGCTTCGCTTTGA
- a CDS encoding gluconokinase, whose translation MQRHFVLMGVSGCGKSSVGSALAARLTGIYADGDDLHPAANVAKMSAGIPLTDADRWPWLDKVGQHLALAQDTTLIGCSALKRIYRERIREVVGAPVCFIHLAGTRQTILRRMQARRDHFMPPALLDSQFATLEPPGSDEQAITVDINQPLDQVVAAIIIALEETQS comes from the coding sequence ATGCAGCGCCACTTCGTCCTCATGGGTGTCAGCGGCTGCGGCAAGTCGTCGGTCGGCTCGGCGCTCGCAGCGCGTCTTACCGGCATCTATGCCGATGGTGATGATCTTCATCCTGCGGCAAATGTCGCCAAGATGAGTGCCGGCATACCGTTGACCGACGCCGATCGCTGGCCTTGGCTCGACAAAGTCGGTCAACACCTGGCTTTGGCGCAGGATACGACGCTGATCGGATGTTCGGCGCTGAAGCGTATCTATCGCGAGCGGATTCGCGAGGTTGTCGGCGCGCCGGTTTGTTTCATTCACCTTGCCGGGACGAGGCAGACCATTCTTCGACGCATGCAGGCAAGACGGGATCATTTCATGCCGCCGGCATTGCTCGACAGTCAATTTGCAACCCTCGAGCCGCCTGGATCAGACGAGCAGGCGATTACCGTCGATATCAATCAGCCGCTGGATCAAGTCGTAGCGGCCATCATCATTGCATTGGAGGAGACGCAATCATGA
- a CDS encoding NAD(P)-dependent oxidoreductase, whose translation MSSKVALIGAGAMGGAIGARLVETGNQLTVFDLDKEKVAVLTAKGATAAPSAAAAAAIADFVVLSLNSPKIVHAAVFGPEGVAAGARAGTLIIDMSSIDPDATKALAAEAAEKGLRWVDSPLSGGAPKALIGQLTLMAGGSEQDVADAHQVLRHVASNYTHMGPVGAGQTTKLINQVLCALNFLAVAEATQLALDAGVDAAKIPQALKGGRADSAILQEYMPRYVAKDYRRTGRIDNMVKDLSGAQDLARRTNTAMPLTAVCAEIHRMLTASGLGGEDQAALMEFFKGPNKEIAG comes from the coding sequence ATGAGCAGCAAGGTGGCGCTGATCGGCGCCGGTGCAATGGGTGGGGCGATCGGCGCCCGCCTAGTGGAGACTGGCAATCAGCTGACGGTCTTCGATCTCGATAAGGAGAAGGTTGCGGTGCTGACCGCAAAAGGCGCTACGGCAGCCCCGAGTGCAGCCGCAGCCGCAGCCATTGCCGATTTCGTCGTCCTCAGCCTCAATTCGCCGAAGATCGTCCATGCCGCGGTATTCGGACCCGAAGGCGTTGCCGCAGGTGCAAGAGCGGGCACTCTGATCATCGACATGTCGTCGATCGATCCCGATGCGACCAAGGCACTTGCCGCAGAAGCCGCAGAAAAGGGCTTGCGCTGGGTGGACAGCCCGCTTTCCGGTGGAGCGCCGAAGGCCTTGATCGGACAATTGACGCTGATGGCCGGTGGCAGCGAGCAGGATGTCGCGGATGCGCATCAAGTCCTGCGTCATGTGGCCTCGAACTATACGCATATGGGTCCTGTCGGTGCGGGCCAGACCACGAAGCTCATCAATCAGGTTCTTTGCGCGTTGAACTTCCTTGCGGTCGCGGAAGCGACGCAACTGGCGCTCGATGCCGGCGTTGATGCCGCGAAAATCCCGCAGGCACTGAAGGGCGGGCGGGCTGACAGCGCCATCCTGCAGGAATATATGCCGCGCTACGTCGCCAAGGATTATCGCCGCACCGGCCGGATCGACAACATGGTCAAGGATCTGAGCGGCGCTCAGGATCTGGCCCGCCGGACCAATACCGCCATGCCGCTGACGGCGGTCTGCGCCGAGATACACCGCATGCTGACGGCTTCCGGGCTTGGCGGTGAGGATCAAGCGGCACTGATGGAATTCTTCAAAGGGCCGAACAAGGAGATCGCCGGATGA